From the Aspergillus puulaauensis MK2 DNA, chromosome 1, nearly complete sequence genome, the window CCCCTTCGGCATTAGTGTTCAGTTGTTCACGGTATCAATACCGGAATGGATGTGACTCTGGCATGGCAAGCTGTCTTGGAACCAAGGGTGTTTTGCACCTCAGTCGAATCACAACTCGCGCTGGAGCATCAGTGACAGAAGCTAAGAAGAACCACGGCTGACAGGATTCTGGGCCGTGTCGATCGAACCACATCCCCGCATTGCAGCAGTGACTTGATAAGACCCTGGCAAATAAGATTGGTAATCTGAGGCATTTAACTAGTTCTAGATTAACTAGTTACGGTAATGACTGAGCAACGGAGGAACGCCGAGATATGATAGCTGAGCAATATCAAATGGTCCGCACCTAAATCTAAGCAAAATGCCGCCGTGAAAATACAACACATTTCTCACAAATATATAGACAGAAGCATCATTCCCACGTACAAGGCCCCCCCGAATACCCTAGTATTCCCTCTCAACGGTGGTCTCCTCATACACCTGCAGACTGTACTGCGCAAACTTGCTCCGTTCGCGCAGTCTCTGCCCATAGTACCGGAAGACGAACGGCACCGGACAGAAGGCAAGGGCCCCTGAAGCCAAAATTGACAAGGCCACGTTTGACCCCAAGGCGCCAAACATCTTCGGCGCAATCAGCGGAAACAGTGCCGATAAGAACGAGCGTGCCAGGGACATCGCAGCAAACGCACTCGCGGCGTAGCTGTGGTAACTATCCGCGAGATAGCCCGAGAGCACCGTCCCGAGCTCGTAGATTGCGAAGCCAATGAAAAACAGCGGGATAAACGTCGTAAACCAGTGAATCCCCGGTACAGCGGGAGGGACCATCCAAGCAAACCACCAGAGTCCAATGGCGAGGAACGGTGCCCCGAGGGCTATTCCAAGCAGCTTGTTCTCTGGAAGCAAGGGAAGCCTGTCACGGTGCCGCTGCGCCGCAATACGTTGATCCACCAACCGAACGACGATACTGGGTATGAAACCCACCCCCATAGCGATAAATGGCAGGTTGGATTCTTGCTGTCCGAAGCCCATGGATTCGTAGATGGTTGGCAGGGATTCGGTAAAGAGGTACAGGAGAGCAACGCTCCAGCCGCTCATCAGCGAACAGGCACATACAATCGGCTCAGTGAAGAAGAGCCGCAGTGGCCGCAAGAGCCCCTCACGCACGAAATCACGAAGCTTGGGCATGGTGTCGGGATTCAGCTCTTGAAGAGTTATGTCGCCCGTCACCTGGCGCAGCTTGTTGACTTCCCACGTGAGAAGAAGCGACGGCCGCGACTCTCGAATGCCAAGGAGCAACACTGCCGCGAATCCCGTAACAATACCAGAGATGTAAAACACCCATCTCCTACACCGTGGTCAGTATCACTCGATCCAGCACATTGTGATATAAGAACAGCAGCCGACTAACCATCCTAGCTGAGCGGTGATATACCCACTCATCACAGGGCCTGAAGCTACCGCGAAGTTGGCGACCACCATATATGCAAAGACGAGCCAGATCCGATCCCGTGCGTTAAACATGTCCTCAATGCTGCCGGTAACGATAACAGTTGGCACGGCTGAAACCAACCCGGTCAACGCTCGCCCGGCAACCATTGCTCCCATCGAAGGTACGGCCGCAATCATGATACTAAAGCCACTGAACAACGCAGCGCTGATGACATATAGCTTCTTTCGTCCGAAGGCCTCGGAATACGGGGGAAAGATGACGTTTCCGAAAGCTTGCGCCAGACAGTACCTAAACACCATAAGTCTCTAATGCCCCAAACGACATGGTTGAGCATGGTTGGAGATACGCACGTCGAGACAAAGAGAAATATGGCAAAGGTCAAGTCGATATCAAATTCGTGCAATGCATCTTTTGCTGCCGTCGCCTGCAAAATGTGAGACTTTATGTTTGCAACATATTACCCGGAAGGCTTTCAAGCACGGGAAACTTCAAGGATTTCAACCTACTCCAGACGCGTTTATGGCTGTTCTGGTGGCGGTAAAAGACACATGTCAGCAACGGTTCTCTCAATCTCAAGGCAGAATACGCCACTCACGTATAGAATTCAAGAAAAATGATGAGGCCTATGTCGTATGCCTTCCGGAGCTTGCTCCAGTTCCTTGGATGCTTCAAATTATTGCTGGCCCAGCGTACGTACCGCCCGTCTGGGGTAAGCTCCAGCCCCTGCTCCTCTAGAGCGATCTGAAGCACCTGAAACTTTTCCATTCTCTGGTAGCAGTCGGCCATTTTGGAAGCAACTTGTATTGATTAAGAAGAACAGACAGACGCCCAGGTACAAATACATCCGCACCAGAGTCAAGGGGCATGGGCAAAAACCACCTCACTTATCGAGCGAGCGGGATCAACATGCTTGGCCGTTCATTCCCTTCAGTATTAGGGTTTGACCAGCGTGGATATCCTGCTGTCGTTGCTCGTTGATTGCGACATAGCACGCCCCTTTCACTCCGCATTAACTGACAACATGATAGGGGCTACGGTGCGGATAACGGCAGCTCTGTTCCGATGGGGAAAGAGCTCGTCCAGAGCTCCGATCATGGAATGCTTAAAGGCTTGGATGGGAAACCATTGAAACCTGATTCGCCCAAGATTGGAAGATAGGGCCAGAATCACGCTTGATCCTCCTCTGCACACCTCTGAGTTCTGACCAACCGGCTTCCTACATTCCAACTTCGGAGCTCAGGAAGTGACTTCCCAAGTTCCCGCCCCGTAAGGGAAGTGTCGCGTCCATCATGAGGTGCTTTGCCTGGAATGTAGAAATGACGATAACATGACTAAACACTGGCTTGGGCCGGGTCAAATCGGCAAACGGCGGCCACAGAATCAGGGCGTGACACAAATCCCGGGGCCATTTAGCAACTGGACTCAGATGTTAGGCCTTTGCTGGTTCAAATCGGTGAAAGGTAGCCTACacgagagggaaagaaaacgagAGTAAAACACCGACCAGGAAACTCGAGATGAGCGATATTTTATGCCTCAGCCTGATGATCCAACTCGTCGTGACTCGCTGGGTTATTAAACCTACGAGGCCTTGTTGGCATCCGAGTCGGCTAGTGTGATCCTGGAATGGAATGATACCCAAACGCATTCCAACGGGTGGCCACTGGCCAACGAGAGGATCTATTTGTATCCAGTCCTCTCGGCTTCCTACCACGAGCATGACTGTAGAAGGGGCCACTCGTGATGTTCGAGAGACTGCGCATCCTCTCGCTATTGACGTAATCTCAGCTTCTTACTCACCACTCAGTCTCACCAGCACGCGCGTTGATCGTCGGCAAGGCGAGGTAAGGCTGAGAAACCAAGCGCTGCGCAAATTTTGCGAGACGCCGTGGAAGCTTGGCTAGTACCGGGCCTCGTGCACTATCGGCCATTCCTAATCCTTCGTCAAGCTGCCAAGGAAAGTCATTAGCTTTTCACGGTTGCTGCGGATCCGTTGAATTACCACCAACCCACTGGCGAGTCAAAGTATTTCTCTGAATGGTGTTCTCTATGAGGGCACGATGCGGTAATACGTATACACACGCTGGCTTGACTCGCTGCATGAAATTTATGGACACGAAAGAGGGCCGTGATCAGGGACAAAAAAAGATAAGATCTCGCTCGCGACTCAGACTGGTCAGACCGTCAGAGGCCTGACCTGATTTGGTTATCAGATAATCGATCAGATAACACGGACCCACCAGCAACCCAGCCATTGACTCCGGTCATCCCACACCCACGGGCCATACTCCTGCTTTGGCTAGCCGTGGTGAGAGTGCTATGGATTTAAGGGTTGATTGGTTCTCGCCCGGCAATCCAAGCGGGCTTCTCGTTTCTAGAAGCCAAAACTTGCCATCTCCACGAGGTCGTGCAACCGAGACACCACGCAGGTTACGATCTAGAAACCGGACTAAAACTACAACTGGCTCTAGTCGGCTGGTGGCGGATCATTCCGTTGGTCAAGTCCCTTGTTCTTTTTAGCTGACACCAGCAGAAGTGCGCCGCTTTTCGGCCTTCGAAATTTGCTGTTGCGCCATGTCCGCTGGTATATaattttctccttttccgaCCTCCCCCCATTCCAATTCTTTGTCTCCAAGACAGCGTGCTTAGCACTTTCCAGCTATTGCTCCTTTTCGCAGCTCCTTGCCGCCATGAGGTTCAGGCTTCCGTACAAGCACGACGAGCTGCCGGTCGATGAAAACAGCCAGCGACCGGCAGACAATGAAGCTCCCACGGAGAAAGGGGTGGAGCCCCGTCCTGAAGAGCTCGGCACCACGAACGACGGCGAAAGCGACATTGTTAATAAGGATTTCCAGCGCGGTGTGCAGGCCGCTCAGGCCATGACGCAGGTGTGGTCATTTAGCCATATTGCCACGGCATACGTCTTGTAAGTCTCTTAACGGCCAGGTTACGGGCGCAACAAGGAAAGAGGCTAAATATCAACGGCCTCAGGATTTGGGTAATCCACTTTATCATGGCTTTTTCGTCAGGCATGATCTCAAACCTGACTCCGTTTGTCACCAGCTCTTTCCAAGAGCATTCCTTGACTGCTACAACAGGAATCATCTCAAATCTGGCCCCTGGCCTGGTCAAACTTCCATATGCCAAGTTGATGGATATTTGGGGACGCCCTCAGGGTTTTGCGATCATGGTCGGTAGCATCACCATAGGCTTGATCATGATGGCGGGTTGCAACAACGTGGAGACGTACTGCGCCGCCCAGGTCTTTTACTGGGTTGGTTACAATTGCCTTGACTTTACGATGACTATCTTCATTGCAGATACCTCGAAACTGAAAAATCGAGCATTTTGGATTGCATTCGTTGCCTCTCCTTATATCGTTACCGTCTGGGCCTACGGCCCCGCAACGCAGAGCGCCCTCAAAACCATTGGTTTCAGATGGGGATTCGGTATTTGGGCAATCGTGTTGCCGGTGGCCTGTTCACCTCTGTTCTTCTTATTCTACTACAATCAGCggaaggccgagaagatgGGCCTGGTTCCCAAGCATGAATCAAACCGCACTCCCCTCCAGTCCGTTGTCCATTACGTCAAGGAGTTCGATCTCATCGGCATCTTTGTCTTTGCACTTGGTCTGGCACTCTTCCTTCTAGCCTTTAACCTGTATACCAGGCAGCCAGACCAATGGCGCTCGCCACTGATTATTTGCTTCCTGGTCATTGGTGGACTTCTTATCATTGGGTTCATATTCTACGAAAAGTATCTTGCTCCCGTCACCTTTATCCCGTGGGAGTTGCTGAAAAACCGCACCGTCATCTTCACCTACACCATGGCGGCAAGTATCTACATTGCGTGGTACGTATGGGACAATTACTTTTACTCCATGTTGCTGGTTGTCTACAACCAGAACATCACACAAGCCTCCTACATCAGCAACATCTACACAGTAGGATCATCCTTCTGGGCTCTCGTAATGGGTATCGTCGTGCGCTATAACGGACGCCTCAAATGGCAAGCCCTCTATTTCGGCGTCCCCATGAGCATCCTCGGAGTTGCCCTAATGATCCATTTCCGCCACCCAGGCGTCGATATCGGCTACATTGTCATGTGCCAGATCTTCATCGcgttcggcggcggcacccTCGTCATCTGCGAGCAAATGACCGTCATGGCCGTCTCGCGTCAGCAGGACATTCCCGCTGTCCTTGCGGCCGAGGGCA encodes:
- a CDS encoding uncharacterized protein (COG:G;~EggNog:ENOG410Q1QE;~InterPro:IPR020846,IPR011701,IPR036259;~PFAM:PF07690,PF00083;~TransMembrane:12 (i51-74o86-108i120-139o145-164i176-196o208-227i278-301o321-339i360-378o390-415i422-444o456-478i);~go_function: GO:0022857 - transmembrane transporter activity [Evidence IEA];~go_process: GO:0055085 - transmembrane transport [Evidence IEA]), whose translation is MADCYQRMEKFQVLQIALEEQGLELTPDGRYVRWASNNLKHPRNWSKLRKAYDIGLIIFLEFYTTAINASGATAAKDALHEFDIDLTFAIFLFVSTYCLAQAFGNVIFPPYSEAFGRKKLYVISAALFSGFSIMIAAVPSMGAMVAGRALTGLVSAVPTVIVTGSIEDMFNARDRIWLVFAYMVVANFAVASGPVMSGYITAQLGWRWVFYISGIVTGFAAVLLLGIRESRPSLLLTWEVNKLRQVTGDITLQELNPDTMPKLRDFVREGLLRPLRLFFTEPIVCACSLMSGWSVALLYLFTESLPTIYESMGFGQQESNLPFIAMGVGFIPSIVVRLVDQRIAAQRHRDRLPLLPENKLLGIALGAPFLAIGLWWFAWMVPPAVPGIHWFTTFIPLFFIGFAIYELGTVLSGYLADSYHSYAASAFAAMSLARSFLSALFPLIAPKMFGALGSNVALSILASGALAFCPVPFVFRYYGQRLRERSKFAQYSLQVYEETTVEREY
- a CDS encoding uncharacterized protein (COG:U;~EggNog:ENOG410QE2T;~InterPro:IPR011701,IPR036259;~PFAM:PF07690;~TransMembrane:14 (i67-89o109-129i141-158o170-188i197-215o227-251i284-305o311-333i353-370o390-410i422-440o446-466i487-509o559-578i);~go_function: GO:0022857 - transmembrane transporter activity [Evidence IEA];~go_process: GO:0055085 - transmembrane transport [Evidence IEA]), whose protein sequence is MRFRLPYKHDELPVDENSQRPADNEAPTEKGVEPRPEELGTTNDGESDIVNKDFQRGVQAAQAMTQVWSFSHIATAYVLIWVIHFIMAFSSGMISNLTPFVTSSFQEHSLTATTGIISNLAPGLVKLPYAKLMDIWGRPQGFAIMVGSITIGLIMMAGCNNVETYCAAQVFYWVGYNCLDFTMTIFIADTSKLKNRAFWIAFVASPYIVTVWAYGPATQSALKTIGFRWGFGIWAIVLPVACSPLFFLFYYNQRKAEKMGLVPKHESNRTPLQSVVHYVKEFDLIGIFVFALGLALFLLAFNLYTRQPDQWRSPLIICFLVIGGLLIIGFIFYEKYLAPVTFIPWELLKNRTVIFTYTMAASIYIAWYVWDNYFYSMLLVVYNQNITQASYISNIYTVGSSFWALVMGIVVRYNGRLKWQALYFGVPMSILGVALMIHFRHPGVDIGYIVMCQIFIAFGGGTLVICEQMTVMAVSRQQDIPAVLAAEGMFISVGSAIGSSIAGAMWTGIFPKKLQENLPAEAMSNFAAIYGDVETQYGYPVGSPERDAINLSYSQTQRLMLITATCLYAVTLVSVMMWKNVNVKKINQVKGRVF